From Maniola hyperantus chromosome 28, iAphHyp1.2, whole genome shotgun sequence, one genomic window encodes:
- the LOC117995060 gene encoding uncharacterized protein has product MTAPPSRGTVYQGYPYINPIVIDAPSLDAETAARWTNLPRNPLIPKRPRNNPDVTIDVTGASSAGDRTNNSNADSEASINQTNTQDNKPDLDIELDQRVYIDFPTNELGECVDSDRREENRRENSRTDEASSNFVEDTIFYDPFEDRRINVGQSPATSPKNGTIGPYGIPSPSTQAGSSSLDAQSPSSRVRVPPFMTKESTIYGSQSTDDRFASSVPEQNFPEPPPAYTEIDRTPVQPPRTEVIVPDRANPTVLTNPDRKLIRCPFCSVNVYTLAIKENGILTHVLAVFFILLFVPLVLVVYCTDYFKYRNHYCPNCNQLVGYEVPMLCQDMVYSKAD; this is encoded by the exons ATGACAGCGCCGCCATCGCGTGGTACCGTGTACCAGGGTTACCCCTACATCAATCCTATCGTGATAGATGCGCCTTCTCTTGATGCTGAGACTGCTGCTAGGTGGACCAACCTACCCCGAAACCCTCTGATCCCTAAACGGCCACGGAACAATCCTGATGTCACTATCGATGTGACTGGTGCATCATCTGCTGGAGATAGG acCAATAACAGTAATGCAGATTCAGAAGCAAGTatcaatcaaacaaacacacaagaTAACAAACCCGATTTAGACATAGAACTTGACCAAAGAGTGTATATAGACTTTCCCACTAATGAGCTTGGGGAATGTGTAGATAGTGATCGAAGAGAAGAGAACAGAAGAGAAAATAGCCGTACGGATGAAGCTTCTTCTAATTTTGTAGAA GATACGATATTCTACGACCCGTTTGAAGATAGGAGAATTAACGTGGGCCAGAGTCCTGCAACCAGCCCTAAGAATGGAACGATTGGTCCTTATGGTATACCCTCGCCGTCGACACAGGCTGGGAGTTCTAGTTTAG ATGCACAGAGTCCATCTTCAAGAGTCCGAGTGCCTCCCTTTATGACAAAGGAATCCACCATCTACGGCTCCCAATCAACAGACGACAGATTTGCCTCAAGCGTACCTGAACAGAACTTCCCTGAACCTCCACCTGCTTATACAGAGATAGACAGAACCCCTGTCCAGCCTCCTAGAACTGAAGTTATAGTACCAG ATAGAGCTAACCCAACCGTACTAACGAATCCAGACCGAAAGCTAATTCGCTGCCCGTTCTGCAGTGTCAACGTTTACACCCTGGCGATAAAGGAAAATGGCATCCTCACTCATGTTCTAGCTGTTTTCTTTATTCTTTT GTTCGTCCCTCTAGTCCTGGTGGTGTACTGCACGGATTACTTCAAGTATCGCAACCACTATTGCCCAAACTGTAACCAACTCGTCGGCTACGAAGTACCTATGCTGTGCCAGGACATGGTCTACTCGAAAGCTGATTAA
- the LOC138404377 gene encoding putative eggshell protein, which translates to MRGLILLGVLGVLAAIALPSAAEAEEAGDQAVAASHHKGHHHEDGGGHHHHHDHHHDHDHHGHKAIYHSYLNGFISFIKGHKGHHHHHKGHEGHHGKHHHHDHHHEHHDDHKKHHDEHDHHGKHHEHGHHHKGEKHHHHEHHDKGEHVEGFHKKHHKDHFHKDHDFHDGHHDHGKHHKHGHHHGHHHDDHHHHKKGHHGHHGHHEGHHGHHGHHDKGHHDHDHHEHHGHHGHDDHHHGHHDHGKKGHHDHHKGWGHHKKH; encoded by the exons ATGAGGGGTTTAATACTGTTAGGGGTCCTAGGGGTTCTAGCCGCTATAGCGCTCCCTAGCGCTGCGGAAGCCGAGGAGGCGGGAGACCAGGCGGTGGCTGCCAGTCACCACAAGGGACACCACCACGAGGATGGCGGcggtcatcaccatcatcacgaCCATCATCACGACCATGATCATCACGGACATAAG gctatctatcactcatacttaaatggttttatttcttttatcaaGGGTCACAAAGGTCACCACCATCATCACAAGGGTCATGAGGGTCATCACGGCAAGCACCATCACCATGATCATCACCATGAGCACCATGATGATCACAAGAAGCACCACGATGAACACGATCACCATGGGAAACACCATGAGCATGGGCATCATCATAAAG GTGAGAAACATCATCACCACGAACACCACGACAAAGGTGAACACGTCGAAGGCTTCCACAAGAAGCACCATAAGGACCACTTCCACAAGGATCATGACTTCCATGATGGCCACCACGATCACGGCAAGCACCACAAGCATGGACATCATCACGGACATCATCACGACGATCATCACCATCACAAGAAG GGTCATCACGGACACCATGGACATCATGAAGGTCATCACGGCCATCACGGTCATCACGATAAGGGTCACCACGATCATGATCATCACGAACATCACGGCCATCACGGCCACGATGATCACCATCACGGCCATCACGATCATGGCAAGAAGGGTCATCACGATCACCATAAGGGATGGGGCCATCACAAGAAGCATTAA
- the LOC138404403 gene encoding putative eggshell protein has translation MKGIICLVVLSALCAVISAHGHEHGGGHHHHEGHHHDHGHHDHEGHKGHHHHHKGDEGHHGRHHHGEHHHEHDGGHKKHWDEHDHHGKHHEHGHHHKGEDHGHHEHFDRGHHIDGFHKKYHKDHFHKDHDFYDKHHAEGKHHKYGKHHGHHHNDEGHHADGHKHHSGHHEGHHGHHGHHDKGHHDEGHHDHHGHHGHEDHDHHHHDHGKGGHHEHHKGWGHHGKH, from the exons ATGAAGGGGATTATTTGCCTAGTGGTGTTGTCTGCACTATGTGCTGTTATATCCGCTCATGGTCACGAGCATGGCGGTGGTCACCACCATCACGAAGGTCATCACCATGATCATGGCCACCATGATCACGAAGGTCACAAAGGTCATCACCATCACCATAAGGGTGATGAGGGTCATCATGGCAGACACCATCATGGGGAGCATCATCACGAGCATGATGGTGGGCACAAGAAGCATTGGGATGAACATGATCATCATGGGAAACACCATGAGCATGGACACCATCACAAag gTGAGGACCATGGCCACCATGAGCATTTCGACCGTGGCCACCACATAGATGGCTTCCACAAGAAATACCATAAGGACCACTTCCACAAAGACCATGACTTCTATGACAAGCATCACGCAGAAGGCAAACACCACAAGTATGGCAAGCACCATGGCCATCACCACAACGACGAGGGCCACCATGCAGATGGCCACAAGCACCATTCAGGCCACCACGAAGGTCATCACGGTCATCACGGTCATCACGACAAAGGTCATCACGACGAaggtcatcatgatcatcacgGCCACCATGGCCATGAAGACcatgatcatcatcaccatgatcacgGCAAAGGAGGTCATCACGAACACCACAAAGGCTGGGGTCACCATggcaaacattaa